Proteins encoded within one genomic window of uncultured Methanobrevibacter sp.:
- a CDS encoding ion transporter, whose product MKFKGQEVNFEMIIWFALNILIIIDILLITIAMLFTLPEGTEMGIQMFDFCVCILLMAEWLINLYFSASKTEYLKEKYNILALIASIPFDVIIPIVIPGINLLRYFRLLKLLRIIALFNMFIDGINRFIKKTNLDKILAGVFLTILIFTGALYIWGTSYSLFDDFYFVIVTLTTVGYGQSQLPFHHS is encoded by the coding sequence ATGAAATTCAAAGGTCAGGAAGTTAATTTTGAAATGATAATCTGGTTCGCTTTGAACATTCTAATCATTATCGACATTCTGCTGATTACAATTGCAATGCTATTTACCCTTCCGGAAGGTACTGAAATGGGGATTCAAATGTTTGATTTTTGCGTTTGCATACTCCTTATGGCAGAGTGGCTGATTAACCTTTATTTTTCAGCTTCAAAAACCGAATATTTAAAGGAAAAATATAATATACTTGCCCTGATTGCATCCATTCCTTTTGATGTTATCATACCTATCGTTATTCCGGGCATTAATCTTTTGAGATATTTCAGACTTCTTAAATTACTTAGAATAATAGCTCTCTTCAACATGTTCATTGACGGCATTAACCGCTTTATCAAAAAAACAAATCTGGATAAAATCCTCGCAGGAGTCTTTTTAACTATCCTCATTTTCACAGGAGCGCTGTATATCTGGGGAACATCATACAGCCTGTTTGATGACTTTTATTTCGTAATAGTTACTTTAACAACAGTCGGATATGGTCAATCACAGCTGCCATTTCATCATTCTTAA
- a CDS encoding S49 family peptidase, whose amino-acid sequence MTGRNVIVYYSGWLNHTHPRSGSSINDLDKNGFMSVIHGLDKSKGLDLFLHTPGGDVGATESLIDYLHDSFGGDIRAIIPQIAMSGGTMIACSCKEIIMGKQSSLGPIDPQFRGIPAEAIIKEFERAKEEVSKHPETTPIWQTMLSKYPPAFVIICENARKLSDEILEKSLTYSMFDESEIDSIEKIKEVLGSHENTKSHGRHLSAKECSNIGLKIKNMEDNNEFQDLILSVHHACMDFFNKNENAIKLLANNQRKFFMQ is encoded by the coding sequence ATGACTGGAAGAAATGTAATTGTATATTATTCAGGTTGGTTAAATCACACTCATCCTAGGTCTGGATCTAGCATTAATGATTTGGATAAGAATGGTTTCATGAGTGTTATTCATGGTTTAGACAAATCAAAAGGTTTAGACTTATTTTTACATACTCCGGGGGGTGATGTTGGAGCCACTGAATCTCTTATTGATTATTTGCATGATTCATTTGGAGGAGATATTAGAGCAATTATTCCACAAATAGCTATGTCTGGCGGAACTATGATTGCTTGTTCTTGTAAAGAAATTATAATGGGAAAACAATCAAGTTTAGGGCCTATTGATCCACAATTCAGAGGAATACCGGCTGAAGCCATAATTAAAGAATTTGAAAGAGCTAAAGAGGAAGTGTCTAAACATCCTGAAACCACTCCCATTTGGCAGACTATGCTTTCGAAATATCCTCCGGCTTTTGTGATAATCTGTGAAAATGCTCGGAAGTTATCTGATGAAATTTTAGAAAAATCTTTAACATATTCTATGTTTGATGAATCTGAAATTGATTCAATCGAGAAAATTAAGGAAGTTTTAGGCTCTCATGAAAACACAAAAAGTCATGGGAGACATCTTTCTGCAAAAGAATGTTCTAATATTGGTCTTAAAATTAAAAACATGGAAGATAATAATGAGTTTCAGGATTTAATTTTGTCTGTACATCATGCCTGCATGGATTTTTTCAATAAGAATGAGAATGCCATAAAACTTCTGGCTAATAATCAAAGGAAATTTTTCATGCAATAA